GcattgaatataaaattttttctatttaagtTGGTTGTAcaaaatttgttacaaagtttaatccaatttaaattattaatattttttattatttttaaaaattatatttaattatttataaatacatatatctagtttatactataaacgagataatttttatgtgtaaacaagatatataaaaattgacaaaaatatacatatgtaaacgaaataaataaacgTAGTGTAAATTGGTAAGTAcgctataaattatttattttgataattaaaataattaaattatttatttaaaaatttcaaattttatgagataaattataatatcaaataaataattaaaataaataaaaataaaaattattaattaattagaatttataaatgaatttaataattttaataacttatataccaatagaatatattaaattttcaatagtAAGTCATCAAAAAAGATTTCTGTAATAATCATAATtgctattttattaaaaatatattttaaaagttataattaatgtattggtagttttacaaaaaaaatatatattaattaattaataattttgtcaaTATACATAAAAAACTTCATTAATGGAATTCTCTAGGATATTGTGCCAACGTACATTACAATACTCCCTTAATATttggagttttaaaactccatataattttaacaaaaaaatactattaaaatttaaaatttaatttattttgcgtTGATTTAGGTTAACATTTAATGCATACTGATGAAATCAAtaaacaattaatattttttttttgaaaaactacaAACATATTAATTACaacttataaaatatatttttaataaatgataattataattattataagaaATTTAATATGCTCTATTagtatataagttatttaattagttaataaaatctaattaattaataattttatattttatttattttaattatttatttaaaatgataatttatttcataaagtTTATTTAATATACTATCTTCTTTTGTTCATTGAAAATAATGAATTTGTTCACCGACAAAGTTATTCCTATTTTTGTACAATTTAAATCGTAttcgtatatttttatttttttattaatctaattttattcacatatttgaattttaaacttttaaaattttttatttaaaatttagatagatataatttaaattaataatttaatttaataaaaataaacgtattcgtattatttttattatcttaagaaaaaaatatctcTAACTATATTTTCTAGGTAAGATTTATTAATCTTTTCAGATATTATGTACTTATATATACActctaatattattaatttgaaagattatatatatctatctcttTTGTTGAGATATTAAAAATCATGTTTAACcgctttaaaaaaataatacgagaatatttatttaaaataagatgaatatatttatttaaaatttaaaaattttaaataaatttattcgtattaattttaaaataatatgaatatgcttgtttaaatagaaaaaatttagaatagtaagagtattatatctttttaattcttttaaatttttatttttatcataattttataataatttaatatcaatctaaaaataaaataaatttaaattaaaccaaaaaatTTAACCCAAATAGAATTTAATGctaattcttttctctttctttaataattaaatgatgattcttctctctcttcttaattAAGGAGTACTAAAACTCCAAATACGTTAACTTTTGTTTAACTCTTTAAGAAGAGTTTTAATACTCCAAACCTTTTAGGAGTATTGAATCAGGCGCCAAGAATCAATatcttttgtgatttgtagttattaattatctatcattaatatttttaataatataaaattatatttaatagtgtaaaattataTACTCTTTTTTAATGGTTAAATactaactaaattttaataaaaatgctaaCTCTAAAACTTTGAAAGTTAGTCCGACTAAACTGACTACCGTTACTAATACATGAACATTAAAAAAAGAAggcaaaaaaaaattatggataGAGTGAGGACCGATTGAGGAATAAGTAACATTTGTGTATACAATACAATACAATAATTACTATATAATTAAAGTAACATATTTAAGATATTACCAATTAGTAGGATCTCCAAACCAGTGGCGACCACATAGACCTGAAATTGGAGCGGAAGAAGGCCAATGCCAAGAGCAACACCACCAGCGCGGCCACGCCCCACGGCGACCCTCCTCCGGTTCCTGCTGACGAAGTTCGCCCCATGGCTCGAGCAAGGGACGAGACAGGGGCCGGAAGGACGAGGCGCGAGCCATGCTTAGATATGGAATGTGCAACGAGTATTAAGAGAAGTGGAAGAAACAAGAGGAGAAAGTTGAGGTTGATGGTGGCTGTTTGCATGGTTGTCCTCAATTTAATGTAAGAAGGGAGTAATAGCAAAAACATCACAATGCCAACTATGGCTACTAGTTGAAATGGAGGTGCCGATATGGATGACAATGTGTTCATTGTCCACCCTTGCTTCCATGCTGGACCCCTTTTCTCCTTCAATGGCCACACCATTTTTTCTCTTAACTCCTAAGTCTCTCTGGTTGGAATTTATAATGCaggcaaaagagaaaagaagaaaaggttGTCTTTGTGTGTCACTCTCTGATTTATGTTGGCTTTAGAATAGATTCCAAGATGGTACTGACTCGATCAGATTCTTGATTCTATCTCCACTTCAAACCCGAAccatctcttttattttttaacttttttttctcctttgagCTTTTATGCCCAATTGCCCACCAAGTTATATCATTCGCCACCCAGGATTGATACCAAACAACTTGTACCCGTCTAttttagaagaagaataatatgcACTCTTTGTTCATACTCAtactcataattctttttggccaaattaaatcagagaatatTAAAAGATcaataattttagtaaaaaatgaaaaagttatttaacgttagttcaaatataaaaaaataaaaataaaaataaaatattaattacctATATTTTTCGATTAAACTAGAGTCATGATAAAATAACGAATGATCATCATTCATCAGTAGTTACGTACgggtgtgtttggcaaacccGTTTGAAGAGaaaaagcacgtttaagcttattgaaagtttcaattttttgtttggctaacttttgatttggcaaacgcagaagtgattttgaTGTCAAACCCAAGTTTGCTAGAAGCAACAATTTCTAGCTTCTGCGTTTCACTAACGAGCTTTTAGCTATTTACattaaacatttatttttttttaccaattttatcctTGAAAcatgttattgtattatttatgaaatttttattatttctcctTATATATgaactttctttttctattatttattatttttattttttgttaaatttttatttaacattatACACtcttataattgtgatttttatatattatatttattattatcttttcataatatgatttattgatcacattagataaagtaaattaaacaaaaaattaactataaataataataatagtaaaaaactacaggtactaaaaaagagtactaaaagaactaaaaatatactatataaaatatatcatcaagaatttttagatttatttccaTCGCTACCaggataaatatttaattttattatttttagtattcttttgtataattataattctggtatatataattttttattgtaattttttataatataaattatgatcccattaaaaaaggataaattaaataaaaaaattaatcatatgtattaataaaattatatgttgaattccaaaataatattaagaataagattattgagagtattaaaacaaaaataaaatgtaaaaaaatactaaattaatattttcacgttaatatttaaaatttgaaaaaatgtaatatatttgattaaatactcttatatataattcatatttcttatttttaatataaaatatattttgctaatttttatatgttatttttattttaataaataaatattaattttattataaaattaattaataaaattattcaaatatctaaattaaaataactggataatataaaaaaattatttaagttgatgtctattttagtaatttttcatctaaaagtgattttgaatagtgtaatccaaaaaatatttattttactataatccattttgatataaagatagccaaacataaatcatttcaatacaaacttacttttcatcaaaattaaatttgcaaaatcaattttatacaaatttccggttgcaaactgtaatccaaacacacacgtAGTTACTagttactataaaaaaatttaaaatattaaattaattaaatatgcttctgcattcttcttctttttcaagaaaaaaaaaataaactctaGTCCCAAGGGTGATGGGTCAAATTGAAGGCCTTGTTGGGGGCCCAATTATATTCAGTAATAATAAGTCAAAGTCAAACAAATTCAAAACGCAAAGTTTTGGAGCTCGAAACCCCAACTCTGCTGCGATTGCTCAAGGGAAAGTGTGGCGCTGCTGCCACCTTCACCGGAAGAATGCCGTCTGAAGAATCGAAGCAGGTAAAGAAAGAGGACGCCAACCACAGCAACAATAAGAGTTCTTCGTCTTCCAAAAAAGCCACAACCTCCAAGCTTCAAAATGTGAAGAAAGAAGATTCTGACAATGATTCTTCTTTCAAACCCCTCAAGCCCAAGCCTTCCGCTGCTGTGTCTCGCTCCAAACCCAAGAAGGAAGAGTACtccgacgacgacgacgacgtgCCCATTGCCAAAAGAGCTTCCAACAATTCCAAGGTTTCTCAATATTGAAGCTTTCTTCCTACAATTTATGTGGCCATTtttgcttcttttattttttttttactctctTAAAATGTGTACTGTTTTTTGGGGATGAAGGAAGtagtgaagaaaaggaagaaggtcAAGGAGGAAGAAACTAAGAAGacaaagaagaaaggggaagatgCTGCTGCTTCTTCTGCTTCACAGCAGCaacaggagaagaagaagagagcgaAAAAGGTGTATGATTTACCTGGCCAGAAACGAGATCCACCTGAGGAGGTAGATATACAATTATATACATTATACATGTATGCTTTATTCTCCTATTCCTTATAGCTTTTCCAGTTTTGTATAATCAGTGTGTTGTGTTTGTTTCCTTGTGACATTTCAGAAAGATCCTCTCAGGATTTTCTATGAGAGTTTATATGAGCAAGTTCCGACAAGCGAAATGTCACAAGTCTGGTGAGTTTTTCTTTCCTTACCATGATTTGTCAAGGGTGGGAGACACATTACTGTTTATATGCAACTTTGAGACACTACTGATAGTGTAGTTTTGCCTTTAAGCAACAGATCGGTATAGAGTTGAAAAGGAAATTGACGAATCAACTTTGTCTGTGTCTGTGTATGCAAGAAATACATAGAAtgcttctaattttaaaatttttgtcacaaTTTATATTTGGAATATATAGCAATGTCTCAAACTACTGAAATTTCAAGTTCATTTAGGGCCTCATTTGCCTGAATTCCTATAAAATTGCAGCATCATCAAGTGATACGAAATTAGGCTAGATACGAGACCCTTGCCAACCAACTGGAGTTTGTATTAGTAGCACCATGCTCTTTAATATTGttataatttatgttttataCGAAATATAAATTTCAGTTACATTGAGAATCCATTTTAAAAGGTAGAGGTAGGCTTTCCCTGTCTTTCTCCCTCCAATA
This region of Arachis hypogaea cultivar Tifrunner chromosome 8, arahy.Tifrunner.gnm2.J5K5, whole genome shotgun sequence genomic DNA includes:
- the LOC112705647 gene encoding uncharacterized protein, whose translation is MPSEESKQVKKEDANHSNNKSSSSSKKATTSKLQNVKKEDSDNDSSFKPLKPKPSAAVSRSKPKKEEYSDDDDDVPIAKRASNNSKEVVKKRKKVKEEETKKTKKKGEDAAASSASQQQQEKKKRAKKVYDLPGQKRDPPEEKDPLRIFYESLYEQVPTSEMSQVWLMESGLLPKEVAMKIFEKKQKKALQPKLTSPVKAVASAKGSTRSVTVKKKSPTSPVPSAKKKTPNSTRKQSKKRKAEDASSEDDSNDDYILSSKAKKLKTN